From Armatimonadota bacterium:
AACCAGAATGGAACGACTGAATTCCTTCCCAATGAACACTCTGGAGACTCCAGAGATCATCCAAATTCCGGATCAACAGACGGATAAGGGCTGGATTGTCACCGTTCTAGACAATGACTACAACTCGATCGATCAGGTGATGTTTATCTTGATCGTTGCCACAGGCTGCTCGCAAGACGAGGCCGAAATCGAGACCTGGGAAGTCCACCACCTCGGCAAGTCGGTGGTGCATCATGGCGGAGAGAAAAAGTGCCGCCGAGTCGCAGAAGTCATCCGCACGATCGGAATTCAGGTTCTCGTCACCAAAGAGGACTGACCCAAAAATAAAAAATGGGCCGGTACTTTCTCACGGTACCGACCCGAATTGCGCACTCGCAAACTGTTTTCGTTACTTATTCGTCGTTCCAGGATCGCCCACGGCGCCTGGTCGACTGCCCGGTCCGGCGCCTTGGCCCTGACCTGGACGAGGGGTAGGAAGTTGCGCTTCTTTCACGACTTCCAAACTGTTTTTATCAAGCCGAAGGACGCGGTTGCCTTGCAACACGTAGACCGCCGAGTTGTCCAC
This genomic window contains:
- a CDS encoding ATP-dependent Clp protease adaptor ClpS produces the protein MERLNSFPMNTLETPEIIQIPDQQTDKGWIVTVLDNDYNSIDQVMFILIVATGCSQDEAEIETWEVHHLGKSVVHHGGEKKCRRVAEVIRTIGIQVLVTKED